The following are from one region of the Flavobacteriaceae bacterium UJ101 genome:
- a CDS encoding arsenate reductase (glutaredoxin) (KEGG: nko:Niako_6267 arsenate reductase), whose protein sequence is MKKIYYLGSCDKCRKILRVLEQNDITLERQDIKIQAISEDQLSEMKKLAGSYEKLFSKSARKYKTLENKDQLTEKDYRNLILSEYTYLKRPVILDQERIFIGVSPNNMDDVKEYFSE, encoded by the coding sequence ATGAAAAAAATATATTATTTGGGTTCATGTGATAAATGTCGTAAAATTTTACGAGTTTTAGAACAAAACGATATTACTTTAGAAAGGCAGGATATCAAAATACAAGCCATTTCAGAAGATCAATTAAGTGAAATGAAAAAGTTAGCGGGATCTTACGAAAAATTATTTTCTAAATCAGCTAGAAAATATAAAACGTTGGAAAATAAAGATCAACTGACAGAAAAAGATTATCGAAATTTGATTTTATCAGAATATACATATTTAAAACGTCCTGTTATTCTAGATCAAGAACGCATTTTTATTGGTGTTAGTCCTAACAATATGGACGATGTCAAAGAATATTTTAGTGAATAA
- the cysE gene encoding serine O-acetyltransferase (Belongs to the MIP18 family.; KEGG: mpl:Mpal_1220 serine O-acetyltransferase): MNDEKLQEIGEKIIAVLQSIYDPEIPVDIYELGLIYDVQVSDQGDAKILMTLTTPNCPVAESLPMEVQEKVKTIEEVKGAEVEITFDPPWDQDMMSETAKLELGIL; encoded by the coding sequence ATGAACGACGAAAAACTACAAGAAATAGGGGAGAAGATCATTGCTGTTTTACAAAGCATTTATGATCCAGAAATACCTGTTGATATATATGAATTAGGATTAATTTACGACGTACAAGTAAGTGATCAAGGAGATGCTAAAATTTTAATGACCTTAACCACACCTAATTGTCCAGTGGCTGAATCATTACCAATGGAAGTACAAGAAAAAGTAAAAACAATAGAGGAAGTTAAGGGTGCTGAAGTTGAAATTACATTCGATCCTCCTTGGGATCAGGATATGATGAGCGAAACAGCTAAATTAGAATTAGGAATTTTATAG
- the ppiD gene encoding peptidylprolyl isomerase (KEGG: ran:Riean_0991 peptidyl-prolyl cis-trans isomerase D), giving the protein MSILGSIRKNSWLLLVAIGMALLAFVISPDTLSKFNMNDANLVGEINGQKISVREFNEAVNNANLKSQGRLPARNIQNTAWNDIVQQTLFEQQSQELGIETTSDNKQYWDTVEQLLGQRADQFKQNGVFNVGLFQSQENLARQQGNSQAISFFELIKSEAKKAVVQNNYVGMIQQGVFTTDKDLEFEYDNSRSTANIEYVYVPYASFPGANDVKISDDEITSYIKEHPKKFDREDTRDLQYVVLDVKASAKDKAALKAELTKYINDFTEENPATGVEEPVTGLKNTTDNESFVQNYSEGQYTEGLVFDTDNFDKKVLDFAKTATLNDVYGPYETGDVMAISKLIAKKNVSDSINISHILVSYKGAAVNLPTVTLTKEQAKAKADSLLAVVKVNPASFGEVASKSSDFDQSRLQKGNLGWFRHNDVLGQSPEFREYVLNNGTGSIGLVEAPEGFQIIKIDQKKAPKVGYQFANVIRAVEPSKETTDSVFNLSRKIAESFNGQDVATVDKNAGEFKVNLTAQNNLAQFKAEPTDFVSLANSGNSEAIEQITRWAFNDDTAMKTAEAFDLTNGNYVVAYLVNKNGKGLMNASQARSEVEPILKNQAIAKQIVAKIGGAKDLTAVATATGQEVKTANSVNFTNPVIAGVGREDVVAGLAFGQEIGTVSAPVEGKNGVFVVKTLSVNKGPENEQSKNNLKNQLKQRNAYQVLSSVTEALKEKASIEDLRVDNPSFNN; this is encoded by the coding sequence ATGTCAATTTTAGGAAGCATTCGTAAGAATTCATGGTTACTTTTAGTAGCAATTGGTATGGCTTTATTAGCCTTTGTTATCAGTCCCGATACATTAAGTAAATTTAACATGAACGATGCCAATTTAGTTGGTGAAATTAACGGACAAAAAATATCAGTTCGTGAATTTAATGAAGCAGTAAATAATGCCAATTTAAAGTCACAAGGACGTTTACCAGCTCGTAACATTCAAAATACAGCATGGAATGATATTGTTCAACAAACCTTATTTGAACAACAATCACAAGAATTAGGTATTGAAACAACTTCCGATAATAAACAATATTGGGATACCGTTGAACAACTATTAGGTCAACGAGCAGATCAATTTAAACAAAATGGAGTATTCAATGTAGGTTTATTCCAAAGTCAAGAAAATTTAGCAAGACAACAAGGAAATTCACAAGCTATTTCATTTTTTGAATTAATTAAAAGTGAAGCAAAGAAAGCAGTGGTGCAAAATAACTATGTTGGAATGATCCAACAAGGTGTTTTTACAACTGATAAAGATTTAGAATTTGAATATGATAATTCTCGTTCAACGGCAAACATTGAGTATGTATATGTTCCATATGCGTCATTTCCAGGAGCTAATGATGTGAAAATTTCAGATGATGAAATTACTTCTTATATAAAAGAACATCCTAAAAAATTTGATAGAGAAGATACACGTGATTTACAATATGTGGTCTTAGATGTAAAAGCTTCTGCTAAGGATAAAGCAGCTTTAAAAGCTGAATTAACAAAATATATCAATGATTTTACAGAAGAAAATCCAGCTACAGGTGTTGAAGAACCTGTTACAGGACTTAAAAATACGACAGATAATGAATCATTTGTACAAAACTATTCTGAGGGACAGTATACAGAAGGTTTAGTATTTGATACTGATAATTTTGATAAGAAAGTATTAGATTTTGCTAAAACTGCTACTTTGAATGATGTATATGGACCTTACGAAACAGGAGATGTTATGGCAATTTCAAAATTAATTGCAAAAAAGAATGTTTCTGATTCTATTAATATCAGTCATATTTTAGTATCATATAAAGGAGCAGCTGTTAATCTTCCAACAGTTACTTTAACAAAAGAACAAGCAAAGGCTAAAGCAGATAGTTTATTAGCTGTTGTAAAAGTAAACCCTGCTAGTTTTGGTGAAGTAGCTTCTAAAAGTTCTGATTTTGATCAATCCCGTTTACAAAAAGGAAATTTAGGTTGGTTCCGTCATAATGATGTTTTAGGACAATCTCCTGAATTTAGAGAATATGTTTTAAATAACGGAACAGGAAGTATTGGTTTAGTTGAAGCTCCAGAAGGATTTCAAATTATTAAAATAGATCAAAAGAAAGCACCAAAAGTAGGGTATCAGTTCGCAAATGTTATACGTGCGGTTGAGCCTTCTAAAGAAACAACCGATAGTGTATTTAATTTATCAAGAAAAATAGCAGAATCTTTTAATGGTCAAGATGTTGCAACAGTTGATAAAAATGCAGGAGAATTTAAAGTGAATTTAACTGCTCAAAACAACTTAGCACAATTTAAAGCAGAACCTACTGATTTTGTAAGCTTAGCTAATTCAGGAAATAGTGAAGCAATTGAACAAATTACACGTTGGGCTTTTAATGATGATACGGCTATGAAAACAGCAGAAGCCTTTGATTTAACAAATGGGAACTATGTAGTAGCTTATTTGGTTAATAAGAATGGAAAAGGTTTAATGAATGCTTCTCAAGCTCGTTCAGAAGTAGAGCCTATATTGAAAAATCAAGCTATTGCTAAGCAAATTGTAGCAAAAATAGGAGGAGCTAAAGATTTAACAGCAGTTGCAACTGCTACAGGACAAGAAGTTAAAACAGCCAATTCTGTTAACTTTACCAATCCAGTAATTGCAGGTGTAGGAAGAGAAGATGTTGTAGCAGGTTTAGCTTTTGGTCAAGAGATAGGAACAGTTTCAGCTCCAGTTGAAGGGAAAAATGGAGTATTTGTAGTGAAAACATTATCTGTAAATAAAGGTCCTGAAAATGAGCAAAGCAAGAATAACTTAAAAAATCAATTGAAACAACGTAATGCTTATCAAGTATTGTCTTCTGTTACAGAAGCTTTAAAAGAAAAAGCTTCCATTGAAGATTTACGTGTTGATAACCCTTCGTTCAACAATTAA
- the K08303 gene encoding putative protease (Belongs to the peptidase U32 family.; KEGG: wvi:Weevi_0904 putative protease; Acting on peptide bonds (peptidases)) translates to MTKEGTIELMAPAGNFESLQAAIDNGADSVYFGVEQLNMRARASINFTLDDLEEIVARCRPKGIRTYLTLNTIIYDHDLSIIRTLINRAKEADITAVIAMDQSVINYARKVGMEVHISTQINITNVETVEFYSMFADTMVLSRELSLSQVKKITEYIEKEDVRGPSGNLVEIEIFGHGALCMAVSGKCYLSLHSHNSSANRGACKQNCRKKYTVIDQESGFEIELDNEYMMSPKDLCTLDFLDQIVDAGIKVLKIEGRGRAPEYVAKVIKSYREAIDSITEGTYTKEKVEHWMNELKKVYNRGFWSGYYLGQKLGEWSDVSGSMATQKKVYLGKGIHYYPKPKIGEFNIQAYDLKIGDEILVTGPTTGAQEAIVNEIWVDDKQAEMAQKGDTVTIPLDFKVRPSDKLYKIVKTEFA, encoded by the coding sequence ATGACAAAAGAAGGTACAATAGAATTAATGGCTCCTGCGGGGAATTTTGAAAGCTTACAGGCTGCTATTGATAATGGAGCAGATTCCGTATATTTTGGTGTTGAACAATTGAATATGCGTGCGCGTGCTTCCATTAATTTTACATTAGATGATTTAGAAGAAATTGTAGCACGATGTAGACCAAAAGGAATTCGTACTTATCTTACTTTAAATACGATTATTTATGATCATGACTTATCGATAATACGCACTTTGATTAATCGTGCTAAGGAAGCTGATATAACGGCTGTAATTGCAATGGATCAATCTGTAATTAATTATGCTCGTAAAGTAGGAATGGAAGTTCATATTTCAACACAAATTAATATTACGAATGTTGAAACGGTAGAATTTTATTCTATGTTCGCTGATACTATGGTGTTAAGTCGCGAATTATCATTAAGTCAAGTAAAAAAAATTACTGAATATATTGAAAAAGAAGATGTTCGTGGTCCTTCAGGAAATCTAGTTGAAATTGAAATATTTGGTCACGGAGCACTTTGTATGGCAGTATCAGGTAAATGTTATCTAAGTTTACATTCTCATAATTCTTCTGCAAATCGAGGAGCTTGTAAGCAAAATTGTCGAAAAAAATATACAGTGATTGATCAAGAAAGTGGTTTTGAAATCGAATTGGATAATGAGTATATGATGTCTCCAAAAGATTTATGTACACTTGATTTCTTGGATCAAATTGTAGATGCTGGAATTAAGGTATTAAAAATAGAAGGAAGAGGTCGTGCACCAGAATATGTTGCAAAAGTAATCAAGTCGTATCGAGAAGCAATTGATTCTATCACAGAAGGAACCTATACAAAAGAGAAAGTTGAACACTGGATGAATGAGTTAAAGAAGGTGTATAATCGTGGCTTTTGGAGTGGTTACTATTTAGGCCAAAAACTAGGAGAATGGAGTGATGTAAGTGGTTCTATGGCTACTCAAAAGAAAGTCTATTTAGGAAAAGGGATTCATTATTATCCAAAACCTAAAATAGGTGAATTTAATATTCAAGCCTATGATTTAAAAATAGGAGATGAAATTTTAGTGACAGGTCCTACTACAGGAGCTCAAGAGGCTATTGTAAATGAAATATGGGTTGATGATAAACAAGCAGAAATGGCTCAAAAAGGTGATACGGTAACGATACCATTGGACTTTAAGGTACGTCCATCAGATAAATTATATAAAATAGTAAAAACAGAGTTTGCTTAA
- a CDS encoding WAT1-related protein chloroplastic (Belongs to the drug/metabolite transporter (DMT) superfamily. Plant drug/metabolite exporter (P-DME) (TC 2.A.7.4) family; Contains 2 EamA domains.), protein MSKNILVNKRLLSHSALLSTAVIYGLTYHFAKGVMPNALNPIAFVSIRALFAVPVFFLASLWIPKETIKKEDYFRIFLCALFGIVINQVAFFSGLMYTTPVSSSIIMTTNPILVIIIAYFLLNESITRNRILGITLGIIGAFIIILSGNQIDVHNAPNPLLGNFLVFVNAFSYALYLVLVKPLMQKYHPLHIIKWVMLIGGCMIVPFGLLGDRALLTASWKTFDTTIYYQIAFVLIFTSCLAYFLNLSALRYLKPATVSVYIYGQPLIATLFSVFFLENGETLTYQKIIATFLIFIGVYLVSKPAKTKKL, encoded by the coding sequence ATGTCAAAGAATATTTTAGTGAATAAACGACTTCTTTCTCATAGTGCTCTTTTGAGTACTGCCGTTATTTATGGATTGACCTATCATTTTGCTAAAGGTGTAATGCCTAACGCGTTAAATCCGATAGCTTTTGTATCAATTCGAGCCCTTTTTGCTGTTCCTGTTTTCTTTTTAGCCAGTTTATGGATTCCAAAAGAAACCATTAAAAAAGAAGATTATTTTAGAATCTTTTTATGTGCATTATTTGGAATTGTGATCAACCAAGTTGCTTTTTTTTCAGGTTTGATGTATACAACACCTGTTAGTTCTTCTATTATTATGACTACAAATCCTATTTTGGTGATTATAATTGCTTATTTTCTGTTAAATGAGTCTATAACTCGTAACAGAATTTTAGGGATAACATTAGGTATAATAGGAGCTTTTATAATTATTTTATCAGGTAATCAGATTGATGTACATAATGCACCCAATCCTCTTTTAGGAAATTTTTTAGTTTTTGTAAATGCTTTTTCTTATGCATTATATTTGGTTTTAGTAAAACCTTTGATGCAAAAATACCACCCTTTACACATTATAAAATGGGTTATGCTAATAGGAGGTTGTATGATTGTACCTTTTGGCCTTTTAGGAGATCGGGCTTTATTAACAGCAAGTTGGAAAACTTTTGATACAACTATTTATTATCAAATTGCATTCGTATTAATTTTTACCTCTTGTTTAGCGTATTTTTTAAATCTTTCAGCTTTACGTTATTTAAAACCTGCAACTGTTAGTGTATATATTTATGGACAACCATTAATCGCTACCCTATTTTCTGTGTTCTTTTTAGAAAATGGAGAAACCTTAACCTATCAAAAAATTATAGCAACTTTTTTAATTTTTATAGGAGTTTATTTAGTAAGTAAGCCAGCAAAAACTAAGAAACTATAA
- a CDS encoding UPF0053 protein (Belongs to the UPF0053 family; Contains 2 CBS domains; Contains 1 DUF21 domain.), translating into MSIGITISIIIICILLSAFFSGMEIAFISSNRMHIELEKKQGNTSAKLISKLSENPRKFITTMLVGNNIALVIYTIYMTNLIELNLFNNSGLNEFVILLITTIISTLIILVLAEFLPKSIFNIYSNQLLLFFAIPVYIIYTIFSLITELVMWISNLILKLFGEEEQKEEQAFDKKDLEFYISEQIEGVEDEELDSEIQIFQNALEFNDIKARECMIPRKEMIALELETPLKEVAQKFVETGLSKIVIYRDSIDNIIGYVHSFELFKRPEHIKNILLPVEFVHEATIAKEVMNRLTKKRKSIAIVLDEYGGTSGLITTEDIVEELFGEIEDEHDHVILTEEKIAENEYLFSTRLEIDYLNDEYKLNLPENEAYETLGGLIMDIAETIPEEGEQVKTDSITFIIKKVSEARLDEVQLIQHIVKND; encoded by the coding sequence ATGTCTATAGGAATTACCATATCAATTATTATCATTTGTATTCTTTTATCAGCTTTTTTTTCAGGAATGGAGATCGCTTTTATTAGTTCCAATAGAATGCATATTGAGTTAGAAAAAAAGCAAGGAAATACATCAGCAAAACTTATTTCAAAATTATCTGAGAATCCGAGAAAATTTATTACCACTATGTTGGTGGGAAATAATATAGCATTGGTTATATATACGATCTATATGACTAATTTGATTGAATTGAATTTGTTTAATAATTCAGGATTGAATGAATTTGTCATTTTACTGATTACAACTATTATTTCAACTTTGATTATCTTAGTATTAGCTGAGTTCTTACCAAAATCAATTTTTAATATTTATTCAAATCAATTATTGCTCTTTTTTGCGATACCGGTTTATATTATTTACACTATTTTCTCTTTGATTACAGAACTTGTAATGTGGATTTCGAATTTAATCTTGAAGTTATTTGGAGAGGAAGAACAAAAAGAAGAACAAGCTTTTGATAAAAAAGATTTAGAGTTTTATATCAGTGAACAAATTGAAGGAGTAGAAGATGAAGAATTAGACTCAGAAATTCAAATATTTCAGAATGCATTAGAATTTAATGATATAAAGGCAAGAGAATGTATGATTCCACGAAAAGAAATGATAGCCTTAGAATTGGAAACACCTCTAAAAGAAGTTGCTCAGAAGTTTGTAGAAACAGGACTTTCTAAGATAGTCATTTATAGAGATTCTATTGATAATATCATCGGTTATGTACATTCGTTTGAATTATTTAAACGACCAGAGCATATAAAAAATATATTATTACCTGTAGAATTTGTTCATGAAGCCACAATAGCAAAAGAGGTAATGAATCGTTTAACAAAAAAACGAAAAAGTATTGCCATTGTATTAGATGAATATGGAGGAACTTCAGGTTTAATTACAACAGAGGATATTGTAGAAGAATTGTTTGGAGAGATTGAAGATGAACACGATCATGTAATTTTAACAGAAGAAAAAATTGCTGAAAATGAATATTTATTTTCAACTCGATTAGAAATTGATTATCTAAATGATGAATATAAATTGAATTTGCCTGAAAATGAGGCTTATGAAACATTAGGAGGATTAATTATGGATATTGCTGAGACAATACCGGAAGAAGGTGAGCAGGTAAAAACAGATTCTATCACTTTTATTATTAAAAAAGTGTCTGAAGCTCGATTAGATGAAGTCCAATTAATTCAACATATTGTTAAAAACGATTAA